The Patescibacteria group bacterium genome includes the window TTCCTCTTTCCGAAGAAGACGGAGAAAAGTTGGGAAAGATCATTGAGGAATTGGAAGACAGTGATGATGTGCAAAATGTATTCACCAACGCCGAATAAAGTGTATTAACCCTTTGTTATGCCGTCGCTCGGACGGAATGCAAACTTCCCCAACTACGTTGCTATAGTTTGCATTCCGCTCCTCACTAGGCATAATAATACTTATGAGAATTCTCGCCATAGATCCGGGTTTTGAGCGCGTTGGTATTGCTGTTTTGGAAAAACAAGACCGCAAGGAACATTTGTTGTATTCTTCATGCTTTAAAACATCAAGTAAGGAACCTTTCGCGAAACGACTTCATATGATCGGTACGGAGATCGCCCGATTGGCGAAAGAATGGAAGCCGGATGGGCTCGCGATAGAAACTCTTTTTTTTAACACCAACCAAAAAACAGTCATGCACGTTGCTGAAGCGCGCGGTGTCATTATTTACGCAGCCACCTCTTTTGGACTCTCGCTTCATGAGTATACTCCGCTCCAGATA containing:
- the ruvC gene encoding crossover junction endodeoxyribonuclease RuvC: MRILAIDPGFERVGIAVLEKQDRKEHLLYSSCFKTSSKEPFAKRLHMIGTEIARLAKEWKPDGLAIETLFFNTNQKTVMHVAEARGVIIYAATSFGLSLHEYTPLQIKIAVTGYGRATKAQVEAMATRLIEVKKTVKSDDEMDAIAIGLTALASISPRYPH